A stretch of Spirosoma agri DNA encodes these proteins:
- a CDS encoding tetratricopeptide repeat-containing sensor histidine kinase — MQKPQSDFTRAMLLIELGRTYTQLNLDSSWYFLRQAIDVSKRLPNKRILIRAYTSLATTYVVTGEHAKGLAILRQAEKVGRLYPFDSIQLDLQTRLTQVYRIQGNYEQALTLGLKLEKQVDRYPQLQSASLLTLYTELALTYEHQNNDSLALPYYLKANDYALKHKKKKSLIGTLGNLGEYYVTRKDFAKAEQYINESLRISREFNFNHSTAESLRNLGEIKQNQRHYTAAVGYYEQALSIQKQIGAKEFIGNIYIELAQSYIALKERPKALAYVEQSIDLFRQIQSAHYLHKALRLKSSLLEQQGSFKEALRSTRQAQVLSDSLTGLDKQKAIAQIQASFDLERKQNQIVNLKKDLTLQQQASNTIQLELKLAQHQRTFLIVVSLLLLLIILITYINYNKLKQAQQLLRQQKDEIVRQTDQLVELHKTKDQLFSIISHDLRSPLIRLKQDIHQLLINVHSENRQMVSSLTGIEQKTDNVLALLMTLLDWAFVQFKGFQTTLQVLNLADLVTPVFGHFADRLNQKQITVINQIEADTIVFADKQQLGIVLRNLVDNAIKFTPVQGYIRLLTIEHADSIELQIRDTGIGMSPELVGQLFSQPEVRQGTQEEEGTGLGILISQELLSKQKGTLAVDSKPNKGTTVKVTLARPHPADYAQNHR, encoded by the coding sequence TTGCAGAAACCCCAGTCCGATTTCACCCGGGCCATGCTCTTGATTGAACTTGGGCGGACTTATACACAACTCAATCTAGATTCCAGCTGGTATTTTCTTCGTCAAGCGATCGATGTAAGCAAGCGGCTTCCCAATAAACGAATTCTGATCAGGGCTTACACGAGTCTGGCCACCACGTATGTAGTGACTGGAGAGCATGCGAAGGGGTTGGCTATTCTGCGACAAGCCGAGAAAGTAGGCCGCTTGTATCCATTTGATAGTATTCAACTTGACCTCCAAACCAGGCTGACTCAAGTTTACAGGATTCAGGGCAATTATGAGCAAGCTCTTACATTAGGGTTAAAACTTGAAAAGCAGGTAGACCGCTATCCTCAGCTGCAAAGCGCATCACTATTAACCTTGTACACCGAACTGGCCCTTACCTATGAGCATCAAAATAATGACTCACTGGCATTACCTTATTACCTGAAAGCAAATGACTATGCGCTGAAACACAAGAAGAAAAAGTCATTGATTGGGACTTTAGGCAACCTGGGAGAGTATTACGTGACCCGGAAAGACTTCGCTAAAGCGGAGCAGTACATCAATGAATCGTTACGCATCAGCCGAGAATTCAACTTCAATCACAGCACGGCAGAATCGCTGCGAAACTTAGGCGAAATCAAACAGAACCAGCGTCACTACACGGCCGCTGTCGGGTACTACGAACAAGCTTTATCGATTCAGAAACAAATTGGAGCCAAGGAATTCATCGGTAACATCTACATAGAGCTGGCTCAGAGTTATATAGCGCTGAAAGAACGACCGAAAGCACTTGCCTACGTTGAGCAGTCCATCGATCTCTTCCGTCAGATACAGTCTGCTCACTACCTGCACAAAGCGTTACGGTTAAAATCGAGCCTGCTGGAGCAGCAGGGATCCTTTAAAGAAGCCCTGCGTTCAACCCGGCAAGCCCAGGTACTAAGCGACAGTTTGACGGGCCTGGATAAGCAAAAGGCCATCGCCCAGATCCAGGCCAGTTTCGATCTGGAACGCAAGCAAAACCAGATAGTTAACCTTAAAAAAGACCTGACCTTACAGCAACAGGCCAGCAATACGATTCAACTGGAACTCAAGCTGGCACAGCACCAGCGAACGTTTTTGATTGTTGTTTCTCTCTTGCTCCTGCTGATCATCCTTATTACGTACATCAACTACAATAAACTGAAACAAGCACAGCAGTTGTTGCGTCAGCAAAAAGATGAAATCGTACGGCAGACCGATCAGTTGGTTGAGCTTCATAAAACGAAAGACCAATTATTCTCGATCATCAGTCATGATCTCCGTAGTCCCCTGATTCGGTTAAAACAGGATATTCATCAGCTTTTGATCAATGTTCATTCAGAAAATAGGCAGATGGTCTCTTCCCTGACCGGAATCGAGCAAAAAACAGACAACGTACTTGCCCTGCTGATGACGCTGCTCGACTGGGCCTTTGTGCAGTTCAAAGGGTTTCAGACTACGCTACAGGTCCTTAATCTGGCGGATCTGGTAACGCCGGTGTTTGGTCATTTCGCGGATCGTCTCAATCAGAAACAGATTACAGTCATCAATCAGATTGAGGCTGATACAATAGTCTTCGCTGATAAGCAGCAACTAGGAATCGTGCTGAGGAATTTGGTAGACAACGCGATCAAATTCACGCCCGTACAGGGTTACATTCGCCTGCTGACGATTGAACATGCCGATAGTATAGAGCTTCAGATTCGGGACACGGGTATAGGGATGTCGCCGGAACTGGTCGGTCAGCTCTTTAGCCAGCCTGAGGTGCGTCAGGGTACCCAGGAGGAGGAAGGAACAGGCCTGGGTATTCTGATCAGTCAGGAGTTATTGAGCAAGCAAAAGGGGACGTTAGCCGTAGATAGTAAGCCCAACAAGGGAACCACGGTGAAAGTTACGCTAGCCAGGCCACATCCTGCCGATTACGCCCAAAACCATCGGTAA
- a CDS encoding multidrug effflux MFS transporter — MSKKTYFFLILILGSLTALGPFSIDMYLPGFPAIAKDLHTTPAKVSLSLSGFFIGISVGQLLYGPLLDRFGRKNPLYIGLIVYILASAGCAFTTSIEGLIAMRVIQAIGSCAAAVASVAMVRDLFPVKDNAKVFSLLLLVVGASPMIAPTVGGYVTAALGWQAVFVILTGMGIAIFTAVFFWLPASYEPDESISLKPKPILLNFWQVLREPQFYTYAFTSAIAFSGLFAYVSGSPIVFMDVFHTNEKVYGWIFAVLSVGFIGSSQVNTLLLRRHKSEQIVYVALIGQVIIALTFLAVALNGWLTLSITLIFLFIFLCCIGFTNPNAAALSLAPFAKNAGSASALMGALQMGMGTLISVFVSMFEEPSALPMVMGMAGSASVALLVLLVGRRTITTQIDVKQDADAALLH; from the coding sequence ATGTCCAAAAAGACGTATTTTTTTCTTATCCTGATTTTAGGTAGTTTAACCGCATTGGGGCCGTTTTCCATTGATATGTATCTGCCGGGTTTTCCCGCCATTGCCAAAGATCTGCATACAACCCCGGCCAAAGTCTCGCTATCCCTGTCCGGTTTTTTCATTGGCATTTCTGTGGGCCAGCTCCTGTACGGACCCTTGCTCGACCGGTTTGGCAGAAAAAACCCGTTATACATTGGCCTGATCGTGTACATCCTTGCCTCAGCAGGCTGCGCTTTTACGACGAGTATCGAAGGGCTGATCGCCATGCGTGTCATACAGGCCATCGGTAGTTGCGCGGCAGCGGTAGCCTCGGTGGCTATGGTGCGTGATCTGTTTCCGGTGAAAGACAATGCCAAGGTGTTCTCGCTGCTACTGCTCGTGGTGGGCGCTTCGCCGATGATCGCTCCAACGGTTGGTGGCTATGTCACCGCTGCACTGGGATGGCAAGCCGTATTTGTCATTCTCACGGGGATGGGCATTGCGATCTTTACCGCTGTTTTCTTCTGGTTACCTGCTAGTTATGAACCCGATGAGTCGATTTCGCTGAAGCCAAAACCGATTCTGCTTAACTTCTGGCAGGTGCTGCGTGAGCCCCAATTTTACACCTATGCCTTCACCAGTGCCATCGCCTTTTCCGGACTTTTTGCCTACGTTTCGGGCTCACCGATTGTATTTATGGACGTGTTTCATACCAATGAAAAAGTGTATGGCTGGATATTTGCCGTTCTTTCCGTTGGTTTTATCGGATCAAGTCAGGTAAATACACTGCTCCTGAGACGCCACAAAAGCGAGCAGATTGTCTACGTTGCGTTGATCGGGCAGGTAATTATTGCGTTGACTTTTCTGGCCGTGGCGCTGAATGGCTGGCTAACACTTTCGATTACCCTTATTTTTCTGTTCATCTTCCTGTGTTGCATTGGCTTTACCAATCCCAATGCGGCTGCGTTATCACTGGCCCCCTTTGCCAAGAATGCCGGTAGCGCTTCGGCGTTGATGGGCGCTCTGCAAATGGGCATGGGCACGTTGATTTCGGTCTTCGTGAGTATGTTCGAAGAACCTTCTGCCCTTCCGATGGTGATGGGCATGGCGGGTTCGGCATCGGTTGCCCTGCTGGTATTACTGGTAGGCCGAAGGACAATAACCACTCAGATAGACGTTAAACAGGATGCCGATGCCGCCTTACTTCACTGA
- a CDS encoding zinc-binding alcohol dehydrogenase family protein encodes MKAAVIYRPGSPTEFILEERPVPTPLPEQVLVRVKAFGLNRSELMTRKGFSPGVQFPRVLGIECVGEVDIDPSGQYAKGQPVMALMGGMGRDFDGSYAEYTVLPKDLVRPFQSTLPWDVLGAIPEMFQTAYGSLYPALAIQPGETLLIRGGSSSVGMLATQLAKNAGLTVLATTRNPQKETALRENGATHVLIDNGTLNEAVRSIYPEGVDKMLELVGTSTLHDSLTCLKPGGTGCMSGMLAESWSIPDFAPMDVIPTTVRLTTYNSGQITSPTAVFQDFIHQIEAGQITLAVSRTFTLDEIVMAHHFMDSNQGAGKIVVLPYPVIR; translated from the coding sequence ATGAAAGCTGCTGTCATCTATCGCCCTGGGTCACCCACTGAATTTATCCTGGAAGAGCGCCCGGTACCGACCCCGTTGCCAGAACAGGTCCTGGTCAGGGTCAAAGCCTTCGGCCTGAATCGCTCCGAACTAATGACTCGCAAGGGCTTCTCACCCGGTGTTCAATTTCCGCGAGTGCTGGGTATCGAATGCGTCGGCGAAGTAGACATTGACCCCTCCGGCCAGTATGCCAAGGGTCAGCCCGTTATGGCGCTGATGGGCGGAATGGGTCGGGATTTTGATGGTAGCTATGCCGAGTATACTGTGTTACCGAAAGATCTGGTACGGCCATTTCAGAGTACGTTGCCCTGGGATGTACTGGGTGCGATTCCCGAAATGTTTCAAACGGCTTACGGCTCACTCTATCCGGCTCTGGCTATTCAACCGGGTGAAACTCTACTAATTCGCGGTGGCAGCTCGTCGGTGGGCATGCTGGCCACCCAGCTGGCTAAAAATGCGGGCCTGACGGTGCTGGCCACTACGCGTAATCCTCAAAAAGAAACGGCGTTGCGGGAAAATGGAGCCACCCATGTGCTGATTGACAATGGGACACTCAATGAGGCCGTGCGGTCAATTTATCCCGAGGGCGTTGATAAGATGCTGGAACTCGTAGGTACGTCTACACTGCACGACTCGCTAACCTGTCTCAAACCCGGTGGCACGGGCTGCATGAGTGGGATGCTGGCCGAAAGCTGGTCGATTCCTGACTTCGCTCCCATGGACGTTATCCCCACCACCGTACGGCTGACTACCTACAACAGCGGCCAGATTACAAGCCCAACGGCGGTGTTTCAGGACTTTATTCACCAGATCGAAGCAGGACAGATAACGCTCGCCGTTAGTCGGACGTTTACCCTGGATGAGATCGTGATGGCTCACCACTTTATGGATAGTAATCAGGGAGCCGGAAAGATTGTCGTGCTCCCCTACCCTGTAATCCGCTAA
- a CDS encoding Crp/Fnr family transcriptional regulator — protein sequence MQSCLHRTRFDLPTDLTLQPLIDHFEHYMPLSDHEKHLLEGRVVQRPVKRRQAILQEGFPCKHYSFVVKGCFRLFAVDKKGTEHNLQFAAENDRPAARWIADIGSFHSGQPSGLFIVAIEPSVILQIAQQDLYFLYTNIPKLDRIFKVIIENNYVELQNRVLQSISSTAQERYTTFLGQYPNLALRLPNTQIASYLGITPEFLSKIRKDLAS from the coding sequence ATGCAGTCATGCTTACATCGTACACGTTTCGATCTGCCTACCGATTTGACACTTCAGCCACTGATTGACCACTTCGAGCATTACATGCCTTTGAGTGACCATGAAAAACATCTCCTGGAAGGACGAGTAGTGCAACGGCCTGTCAAGCGTCGGCAGGCTATCTTACAGGAGGGTTTTCCCTGTAAACACTATTCATTTGTCGTCAAAGGGTGCTTTCGACTGTTTGCCGTTGACAAGAAAGGAACCGAGCATAATCTGCAATTTGCCGCGGAGAATGACCGCCCGGCGGCCCGGTGGATCGCTGACATTGGTAGCTTTCATTCCGGCCAGCCCAGTGGCTTATTTATCGTAGCCATTGAGCCCTCGGTCATACTTCAAATTGCCCAGCAGGATCTTTATTTTCTCTATACGAACATACCGAAGCTAGACCGGATCTTCAAAGTCATTATCGAGAACAACTACGTGGAACTCCAGAATCGGGTACTGCAATCAATCAGTTCGACGGCACAGGAACGCTACACTACCTTCTTGGGACAGTACCCTAACTTGGCGTTACGACTTCCTAACACCCAAATTGCCTCCTACCTGGGCATTACACCCGAATTTTTGAGCAAAATCAGGAAAGATCTGGCTTCCTGA
- a CDS encoding PQQ-dependent sugar dehydrogenase: MKNQVLLSIASTLLVVASCKSDVTDEATPTGSTSTSPVETNQPNTTYTPAFAGQTRAAGVRSTTSYESTVLTTALRSPWGITSLPDGRLLITEKAGTMRIATTTGQLGQPITGIPTVNAAGQGGLLGVRVDPAFATNRTIYWVFSESGTDGNLTAVAKGQLSQDEARIEGVTVIYRALPAYRGTAHYGGRIVIDQAGNLLISTGERSDLATRPQAQSLSSGLGKIVRITKEGNPTSGNPLAGQAGARPELYTYGHRNPQGLALHPVTGDLWQSEHGPRGGDELNHIQPGANYGWPTITYGLEYSGSRVGDGIQQREGLQQPVYYWDPVVSPSGMTFYSSDRIPEWKNNLFIGSLSGMHIARLVIENNRVVGEERLLAAESQRFRDVTQGIDGALYAITDEGRLYRIDKR, encoded by the coding sequence ATGAAAAACCAAGTTCTGCTCAGTATCGCCAGCACGTTACTGGTGGTTGCTTCCTGCAAATCGGATGTAACCGACGAAGCAACGCCCACCGGATCAACCAGCACCTCACCGGTCGAAACCAACCAGCCAAATACGACATACACTCCGGCTTTTGCGGGACAAACCCGAGCGGCCGGTGTTCGATCAACCACCAGCTACGAAAGCACCGTTCTGACCACCGCTCTCAGGAGTCCGTGGGGCATAACCAGCCTACCCGATGGCAGACTGCTGATTACGGAAAAGGCTGGTACCATGCGCATTGCCACGACAACGGGACAGCTTGGTCAGCCGATCACCGGCATTCCGACGGTCAATGCAGCGGGGCAGGGCGGGCTTCTGGGGGTTCGGGTCGATCCTGCATTTGCGACCAACCGAACAATTTATTGGGTGTTTTCTGAGTCCGGTACTGATGGTAATCTGACGGCGGTGGCGAAAGGGCAATTGTCACAGGATGAAGCCAGAATTGAGGGCGTAACGGTCATCTACCGCGCTTTACCGGCCTATCGGGGAACGGCGCATTATGGCGGTCGAATCGTAATCGATCAGGCGGGCAACTTGCTGATCAGTACGGGAGAACGATCAGATCTGGCGACTAGGCCTCAAGCCCAGTCGCTGAGTTCAGGACTGGGAAAAATTGTTCGTATCACGAAAGAAGGTAATCCAACATCGGGTAATCCGCTGGCCGGACAAGCGGGAGCCCGGCCCGAATTATATACCTACGGGCATCGCAATCCGCAGGGATTGGCGCTCCATCCGGTAACGGGTGATCTGTGGCAAAGCGAACACGGGCCAAGAGGAGGTGATGAACTAAACCACATTCAGCCGGGTGCTAACTACGGCTGGCCAACCATTACGTACGGGCTCGAATATAGCGGTAGCCGGGTAGGAGATGGTATTCAGCAACGGGAAGGGCTTCAGCAACCCGTTTACTATTGGGACCCCGTTGTCTCGCCCAGCGGTATGACGTTCTATAGCAGTGATCGCATTCCGGAATGGAAAAATAATCTCTTTATCGGTTCCCTGAGCGGTATGCACATCGCCCGGTTGGTAATCGAGAACAACCGGGTTGTCGGCGAAGAACGGTTGCTGGCGGCTGAGTCGCAGCGATTCCGGGACGTAACCCAGGGAATAGACGGTGCTTTGTATGCCATCACGGATGAAGGTAGATTGTACCGAATCGATAAACGGTAG
- a CDS encoding methylenetetrahydrofolate reductase, producing the protein MFLEKIKSGESGVLLYGITPPKAGTTPERVAEIAQKTIERLAALDIDALVVYDVQDESARTTEERPFPFLNALDPLVFASGYLDTLTIPKIIYRPAGKFSSIELADWLETLHAHQFYPVFVGVPAPDFPVKTSLQEAYAIWSKHRDTSVIGAVTIPERHNVLNDEDVRILDKMNCGVSYFISQCVFNLDYAKQVIDDLSSRCNRQQISPPTIIFTLTACGSAKTLHFMEWLGIHVPDELKDELKKSDDILEKSVNVCLDIASALTTFCVERSIPFGFNIESVAIRKAEIEASIYLANEIGQMLKDKGVRKSLTGGTSEATNDLPNNIRYVS; encoded by the coding sequence ATGTTTCTAGAAAAAATAAAGTCCGGAGAATCGGGCGTGCTACTTTATGGTATCACTCCTCCCAAAGCCGGCACTACCCCTGAACGCGTTGCCGAAATTGCCCAAAAAACAATAGAGCGCCTGGCTGCGCTGGACATCGATGCACTCGTCGTGTATGATGTCCAGGATGAATCAGCCCGGACGACAGAAGAAAGGCCCTTTCCGTTCTTAAATGCGCTGGACCCTCTGGTTTTTGCTTCCGGTTATCTGGACACGTTGACCATTCCGAAAATAATCTACCGCCCTGCCGGCAAGTTTTCTTCCATAGAGTTGGCGGATTGGCTGGAAACGCTGCACGCACACCAGTTCTATCCCGTTTTTGTCGGCGTACCGGCACCGGATTTTCCCGTAAAGACCAGTCTTCAGGAAGCTTATGCTATCTGGAGTAAGCACCGGGATACATCCGTTATTGGAGCGGTAACCATCCCCGAACGGCATAACGTGCTGAACGATGAAGATGTCAGGATACTGGATAAAATGAACTGCGGTGTGTCGTACTTCATTTCTCAGTGCGTTTTCAACCTTGATTACGCCAAGCAAGTCATCGACGATTTGTCCAGCCGCTGCAACCGGCAACAGATCTCTCCCCCGACTATTATTTTCACCCTCACCGCCTGCGGATCGGCCAAAACGCTTCATTTTATGGAGTGGTTAGGCATCCACGTGCCGGATGAATTGAAAGACGAGCTGAAAAAATCAGACGACATCCTGGAAAAGTCCGTAAACGTATGCCTCGATATCGCGTCGGCGCTAACTACGTTCTGTGTGGAACGCTCGATTCCTTTCGGCTTCAATATCGAAAGTGTCGCCATTCGTAAAGCAGAGATCGAGGCCTCTATTTATCTAGCCAATGAGATTGGGCAGATGCTGAAAGACAAAGGAGTAAGGAAATCGTTGACGGGCGGAACTAGCGAAGCCACAAACGACCTGCCGAACAATATTCGGTACGTAAGCTGA
- a CDS encoding FAD-dependent monooxygenase, which produces MITCKSKKVLISGASIAGPTLAFWLAKYGFSVTIVERSASLRLGGQNIDVNGPAQKIAQKMGIEASIRAANTGEVGLQFIGQDNQVTAAFPKEGPVSGTQELEILRGDLVNILYDCTKHDVIYRFGDSINALEQQADHVSVTFSSGKTDTFQFVVAADGVRSSTRRLVFGEEPVFKYLGLYTAYLTIPREQTDNNWWRWYTAVDRRIIMLRPDNQGTMRASVAFLESDEAYEKLSPIEQKLVLKGKLAGAGWEANRIIDALDSSPDVYFDKIGQIKAPRWSDGRVAMIGDAAYCPTPLTGKGTTLAMVGAYLLAGELASHEHYQDAFIAYENRMRPYVEAVQQLPPGVPWLVYPKTKLGVSTLNTVAGIFASKLIQKLVGLFTPTKSKDESKGDEITLPDYA; this is translated from the coding sequence ATGATAACCTGCAAATCAAAAAAAGTACTCATATCAGGAGCCAGCATTGCGGGGCCAACGTTGGCTTTCTGGCTGGCCAAGTACGGTTTTAGTGTTACCATCGTTGAGCGGTCAGCATCCCTGCGATTAGGTGGACAGAACATTGATGTGAACGGCCCAGCCCAGAAGATAGCGCAGAAAATGGGTATTGAAGCCTCCATACGGGCGGCAAACACGGGCGAAGTAGGCTTGCAATTTATCGGGCAGGACAACCAGGTAACGGCTGCTTTTCCCAAAGAGGGTCCTGTCAGCGGAACTCAGGAGTTGGAAATTCTACGGGGCGACCTGGTCAACATTCTGTATGACTGCACCAAGCATGATGTGATTTACCGGTTCGGTGACTCGATCAACGCCCTTGAGCAGCAGGCTGATCATGTAAGCGTCACCTTTTCGAGTGGTAAGACCGATACTTTCCAGTTCGTTGTTGCTGCCGACGGGGTTCGCTCCAGCACCCGTAGACTCGTTTTTGGCGAGGAACCCGTCTTCAAGTATCTGGGCCTGTATACAGCCTACCTCACTATTCCCAGAGAACAAACCGATAACAACTGGTGGCGCTGGTACACGGCTGTCGATCGCCGGATTATCATGCTCCGTCCCGATAATCAGGGAACCATGCGGGCCTCCGTCGCTTTCCTAGAATCGGATGAAGCGTACGAAAAGCTCTCCCCCATCGAGCAGAAACTGGTGCTAAAAGGTAAACTGGCTGGTGCCGGCTGGGAAGCGAACCGGATTATCGACGCTCTGGATAGTTCGCCGGATGTTTATTTCGACAAAATCGGTCAGATAAAAGCACCCAGATGGTCAGACGGACGGGTCGCGATGATTGGTGACGCAGCCTATTGCCCCACACCGCTGACTGGTAAAGGAACGACACTGGCTATGGTAGGCGCTTACCTGCTGGCGGGTGAATTGGCCAGCCATGAACACTATCAGGACGCATTTATCGCTTATGAAAACCGCATGCGTCCCTACGTAGAGGCTGTGCAACAGCTGCCGCCTGGGGTCCCCTGGCTGGTGTATCCTAAAACGAAGTTGGGCGTTTCGACCCTGAACACCGTTGCCGGTATCTTCGCCAGTAAGCTGATTCAAAAACTGGTCGGTCTGTTTACCCCGACCAAATCCAAAGACGAGAGTAAGGGCGATGAGATCACATTGCCGGACTACGCCTGA
- a CDS encoding MarR family winged helix-turn-helix transcriptional regulator has product MTNASAIPVLTAWERYCTEHPQANLREFAGWLLHHLDPLRQTPPLPDSEPVLKSGQRLSEAFGDDEFLTAFFVGRLNRYAKSYAKPIMTEHGFASADEFLFLSLIAQMNMPTKKEVCIANATEFTTGVDILRRLIRQGLIQETPDERDGRAKRLSMTDKGRVTVQNVYEQLAQLEDNLLADLDSVERTHFLQTLKYLNNYHFQFYKP; this is encoded by the coding sequence ATGACAAATGCGTCAGCTATCCCAGTTCTTACTGCCTGGGAACGTTACTGTACAGAACATCCACAAGCCAACCTCCGGGAGTTTGCCGGATGGCTACTTCATCACCTTGATCCCCTGCGACAAACACCGCCCTTGCCCGATTCCGAGCCCGTGCTAAAGTCGGGCCAACGACTATCAGAAGCGTTTGGAGATGATGAGTTCCTGACGGCGTTTTTTGTGGGACGACTAAATCGATATGCTAAGTCGTATGCCAAGCCCATCATGACTGAGCATGGCTTTGCTAGTGCCGACGAATTTCTGTTCCTTTCGCTGATCGCCCAAATGAACATGCCCACCAAAAAAGAGGTGTGTATTGCCAATGCGACGGAGTTCACAACGGGAGTCGATATTTTGCGCCGACTGATAAGGCAGGGATTGATTCAGGAAACACCTGACGAACGCGACGGCCGGGCTAAACGATTGTCGATGACGGATAAAGGCCGCGTCACTGTTCAGAACGTATATGAGCAGCTGGCGCAGCTGGAAGACAATTTATTGGCTGACTTAGACAGTGTTGAACGGACGCACTTTTTACAAACGTTGAAGTACCTGAATAACTATCACTTCCAATTTTACAAACCATAA
- a CDS encoding DUF2254 domain-containing protein, translated as MPTRLRHYWQQLHESLWFVPGLMVLASFGLAYELVEFDAHTSWQGAKRFPLLFASGADGARGMLSAIAGSMLTVAALAFSSTLSTISQVSSQYSPRVLRNFMRDRVNQVVIGYFVGVFAYCLIVLGTIRGTEEVKFVPSTAVLVGLLLALGGVAALIFFIHHIAESLQTGTILQHIYRDTGKAIANLFPDQFGEPINDPEKAEAARQYTNDQAGWHPVITNQSGYLQLINTKGLLNWATRNGVVVRIEKEMGTFLGKGTVLFSVRSGIERPDPEQADWPDDLIDYVSIGRHRNIEQDVPFGVQQLVDIALKALSAGINDTTTAIMAVDYLGAVSEQIAQRNIPTGFRSDGEHLRVLVRSADFDDYIRLAFDLTRINAKGDHAVFRRLLRTLALVNEAACSEDRRPILRQQAELIVNYADQTLDTDYEKQQVRDLYRELMKTWL; from the coding sequence ATGCCTACCCGCCTTCGTCACTACTGGCAACAACTTCACGAATCGCTCTGGTTTGTGCCCGGACTGATGGTTTTGGCTTCGTTCGGACTGGCCTACGAACTGGTGGAGTTTGATGCTCACACTAGTTGGCAAGGGGCAAAACGCTTTCCGTTACTGTTTGCCTCTGGGGCAGATGGTGCTAGGGGGATGTTATCAGCTATTGCGGGCTCCATGCTGACAGTAGCGGCTTTAGCCTTTTCGTCAACGCTGTCAACGATTTCCCAGGTGAGTAGTCAGTATTCGCCCCGGGTGCTGCGCAACTTTATGCGGGATCGTGTCAATCAGGTCGTTATTGGCTATTTTGTTGGTGTGTTTGCTTACTGCCTGATTGTACTGGGCACCATACGAGGCACGGAAGAGGTGAAGTTTGTTCCATCAACGGCGGTTCTGGTGGGTTTGCTACTGGCCTTGGGTGGTGTTGCCGCACTGATATTCTTTATCCATCACATTGCCGAATCCCTCCAGACGGGTACGATTCTTCAACATATTTATCGTGATACCGGAAAAGCAATTGCGAATTTATTTCCGGATCAGTTTGGCGAACCAATTAACGATCCAGAAAAGGCCGAAGCCGCTCGTCAGTATACCAACGATCAAGCAGGCTGGCATCCGGTCATAACCAATCAATCGGGCTATCTACAACTGATTAATACGAAAGGTCTGCTAAACTGGGCAACCCGCAACGGAGTGGTGGTCCGTATCGAGAAAGAAATGGGTACTTTTTTGGGCAAAGGTACCGTTCTTTTCAGTGTTCGCAGTGGCATAGAACGTCCCGATCCTGAGCAAGCCGACTGGCCTGATGACCTGATAGATTATGTCAGTATTGGCCGACACCGGAACATAGAGCAGGACGTGCCGTTCGGCGTTCAGCAGTTAGTAGACATCGCCTTGAAAGCGCTATCTGCCGGCATTAACGATACGACCACCGCGATAATGGCTGTGGATTACCTGGGTGCCGTTAGCGAGCAAATTGCCCAGCGCAACATTCCAACCGGGTTTCGCTCCGATGGGGAGCATCTGCGAGTATTGGTACGAAGCGCTGACTTTGATGACTACATCCGGCTGGCCTTTGACCTGACGCGTATTAACGCGAAAGGAGATCACGCCGTATTCAGACGATTGCTGCGGACACTGGCTTTGGTAAATGAGGCCGCCTGCTCCGAAGATCGAAGACCAATTCTGCGCCAGCAAGCCGAGCTAATAGTTAATTACGCTGATCAGACATTAGACACTGATTACGAAAAGCAACAAGTGCGCGATCTATATAGGGAGCTGATGAAAACGTGGCTTTAG